From the genome of Danio aesculapii chromosome 16, fDanAes4.1, whole genome shotgun sequence, one region includes:
- the cited4b gene encoding cbp/p300-interacting transactivator 4b produces the protein MADHMMMPMNHGQGNGGLHGYRMGMNGGLQAGPQQHIPQPGLRAMPNGQMMHYGAGPQGNMEAAMRQRASMVGPMNGQMGHHQMQSTNMMFNNQGQPQQHHVQQHQQQQHQQHHHMQQQQPQPPPPPQQQQQQQQQQQQYMTGGLTSQQLMASMHLQKLNTQYHGHPLGHMNGNHMGNGAQFRMGQSQLSNMQHMPGPALSLNGMDADLIDEEVLTSLVMELGLDRVQELPELFLGQNEFDFISDFVSKQQPSTVSC, from the coding sequence ATGGCAGATCACATGATGATGCCCATGAACCACGGCCAGGGAAATGGGGGTCTGCATGGCTACCGGATGGGCATGAATGGAGGCCTGCAGGCAGGCCCTCAGCAGCACATTCCCCAGCCTGGCTTGAGAGCTATGCCCAATGGACAGATGATGCACTATGGAGCGGGGCCTCAGGGAAACATGGAGGCCGCCATGCGCCAGAGGGCCAGCATGGTGGGGCCTATGAATGGACAGATGGGTCACCATCAAATGCAGTCAACTAACATGATGTTCAACAACCAGGGCCAGCCACAGCAGCATCACGTTCAGCAGCACCAACAGCAGCAGCATCAACAGCACCACCACATGCAGCAACAACAGCCtcaaccaccaccaccaccacaacaacaacaacaacaacagcagcagcaacagcagtACATGACCGGGGGTCTCACTTCCCAACAGCTCATGGCCAGCATGCACCTTCAGAAACTCAACACGCAGTACCACGGGCACCCATTGGGACACATGAATGGCAACCATATGGGGAATGGGGCGCAGTTCCGCATGGGTCAGTCTCAGCTAAGCAACATGCAGCACATGCCTGGCCCAGCTCTCAGTCTTAATGGTATGGATGCCGATTTGATCGACGAAGAAGTATTAACGTCGTTGGTCATGGAGCTAGGACTGGATAGGGTGCAAGAACTTCCTGAACTGTTCCTGGGACAAAACGAGTTTGACTTCATATCAGACTTTGTGAGCAAACAGCAGCCGAGCACCGTTAGCTGCTGA